Below is a window of Methanocalculus natronophilus DNA.
ATACGTTTAAGTCTTATCATTTTTGTTCTTTCATGGCCTACAACAATTGTTTTTGTAGGATGGGGTTTTAATGAAGACTGATAATTCCATACAAAGCTTTTTCTATCTTGTTTGCGCCAATCATCAAGCGTGATATCTATCCCACCATGGGTAAAGATATAATCATCGGTTTCGATATATAAGGGCATTGATTTAAGCCAATTAAGTATATTAGGATAGTTTTTATGAATTGCTTTATACATCGCATCAAGCTTTAAAGGGTCATAGTTCATCTCTGAAAAATCTTCTAAGGTTTTANNNNNNNNNNCCATTATGCAACGCATTAAAGTCCGCTTTTGAAAAATCCCCTTCTAAAAATTCAAGCAAAAATAAATCATGATTGCCTAAAATAAAACTGGCTTGGTCTTTTAGAGAAGTTAAATACTCATACACTGCTTTGTTTTCACTGCCTCTATCAAAATAATCACCCAAACAAAGTAAATGGTGATCTTTATTTCCTTCTTCAAAGCCTTTTTCTACTAAGGCTTTTTTTGTTACGGTAAAATGACCGTGTAAATCAGAGATAATAAATAGCTTCATGATTTATCCTTAAATGATGGGACTTGGTAGCGATCAGAAAAATCTTTTTGAAAAGCTTTTACACTTTTTTCTGTGACCGGGTTCAAAAAGAAACGTTCTGCTAAACGCGGTGGAATGGTGACCCCATCTAA
It encodes the following:
- a CDS encoding metallophosphoesterase, encoding MKLFIISDLHGHFTVTKKALVEKGFEEGNKDHHLLCLGDYFDRGSENKAVYEYLTSLKDQASFILGNHDLFLLEFLEGDFSKADFNALHNG